One genomic window of Thioclava sp. GXIMD4216 includes the following:
- the pqqD gene encoding pyrroloquinoline quinone biosynthesis peptide chaperone PqqD: MIAATAVPVIPRGVRLHRDRVRDRWVLLAPEKTIALDEIGHAILTEIDNHTDFATLVGRLATKYDAPEDEIAPDVAGFISTLAARRILEVA, translated from the coding sequence ATGATCGCGGCGACAGCCGTGCCGGTGATCCCGCGCGGTGTGCGCCTGCACCGTGACCGCGTGCGCGACCGCTGGGTCCTGCTGGCACCGGAAAAAACCATTGCCTTGGACGAGATCGGCCATGCCATCCTGACCGAGATCGACAACCACACAGATTTCGCAACCCTTGTCGGGCGGCTGGCCACGAAATACGATGCGCCAGAAGACGAAATCGCACCGGATGTGGCGGGGTTCATCTCCACGCTTGCCGCGCGCCGTATTCTGGAGGTTGCATGA